In Paludibacter propionicigenes WB4, the genomic window ATGTAACATAGCCTTTACCATTTACTACAAAGGCTACTGCAGAAGCTCTACCGATATCGGGAAGGGAAGCTGTTTTCTGAAACAATATGGAAGGATAAGGCGATTCAACCATATCGCTGCAGCTCATAAAAAAGGCAAAGAGAATATACAAAAGTGATTTGGGAAAGTTCATTTATTGAATTGTAAGTAGGGCTGAGTTGATAGTCTGATATTGATTGCGAGTGATTAGTGATTCCTATTTAAAATCCTGATATGCATTATTAATTGAAAAAACTTTTAATCACATCTACTACTCTTTTCAAATCTTCTTCTGACAGAATTGAACTTGACGGAATACACAAACCCATATTAAATAGCTTTTCTGAAGTACCATTGACATAGCTTGGACAATTTGCAAATACTGGTTGTAGATGCATTGGCTTCCAAAGAGGTCTTGACTCAATATTGGCTGCATCGAGCGCAAGTCTCAATTCATCGGCCGTTTTACCACCGGTTTTATTTGGATCAATAAGAATAGATGTCAACCAATAGTTTGAGTGAAATAAATCAGTGGGTTCAGTTTGAAAGGAAATTCCGTCAATAGACGATAATTCATTCCGATAAAAGGAGTTAATTTCTCTTCGCTTATCCACGTGATCCTGAAGTACCAACATTTGCCCACGACCAATTCCTGCACAAATATTACTCAAACGATAATTATAGCCGATTTCTGAATGTTGGTAATGAGGTGCATTATCACGAGCTTGTGTTGCATAGAAAACTGTTTTATGAGCTTCCTGTTCCGTGCTACAAACTAATGCACCACCACCGGATGTGGTAATTATCTTATTTCCATTAAATGAAAGACAAGCAAATTCCCCAAATGTTCCACATTTATGTCCGTTATACTCTGAGCCCAGAGCTTCGGCAGCATCTTCTAAAACCGGTATTTCGTAACGAACAGAAATTTTCATAATCTCGTTCATCTTTGCAGGCATGCCATACAAATGAACGGGAATTATCGCTTTTGGTTTGTTCCCCGTTTGTTTAACCCTGTCAAGTATGGCTTCTTCTAAGAAAACGGGATCCATATTCCAAGTATCCGCTTCGCTATCAACAAATACAGGTTTAGCTCCTAAATAAGTGATTGGATTAGCTGAAGCTGAAAACGTAAACGATTGACAAATTACTTCATCACCTAGTCCAACACCAAGCTGCAATAATGCTAAATGTATAGCAGCAGTACCCGCACTTAAGGCCACGACTTTCTTATCTTCGCCTATATAGTTGATTAATGATTCTTCAAATGCATTTACATTGGGACCTAAAGGCACTACCCAATTTGTATCAAATGCCTCTTTAATATATTCTTGCTCTCTACCTCCCATATGCGCGAGTGAAAGCCATATTTTCTTATTCATATAATATTGTGTTTAGTTACTCCATTTAATTTTTGAAAATACCTTATTGATTACAATTGTTGCTTTGATAAGTAATAATCAATACATATTTGAGGATAATTTTGAACTTTCATTTCGTTTATAACCTTTTTAATATCGAAAATATAAGACTTAAATTCTACTTTTTTTGTATCTGTATTTAAAATCAAATAACATGACTTATTAATAAATTGTCTATTCTGACCTAGACTACCAGTATTATATAGCTTGTAATCATTTAACTCACCTTCAAATTGTTGATGAGAATGTCCAATAATATAATTACAATCAATTTTTAAATCAGCAATATTGGTATTCGCATATATATATCTATTTTCAATTGTATGCCGTATTATAAAATCATCAATTTGAAATTGATTTTCATATTGGTCGAGTACTTTAACTAAAGACTTATCAAAAGAAGCATAGCATTTTTCAAAAGAAGCTCTTGCGACAATATTTGTTCCATCATAAAATCCATCTATAAAGTATTTTTCATGATTGCCTTTTAAAACAAATACATTAGGAATATCATTTAAGAGTCGCACACATTCGTTCGTCCATGGGCCATAATTAACTATATCTCCATGGCAAACAAAAAAATCAACTTGCGATTGTTCTAGTTTAACTAATCTTTCTAGTGCAATAAGATTACCATGCACATCGCCAAAAATTAAAATTTTCATACTAACATTTTCTTTATTCCATCAGAAAAGGATGTTAATGGCTTCCATCCAAGCTCATCAAATGTATTTCGAGGATTAAAATAATAAGATTGTCCTGTTTCTGTCCCTTCAAACTCGATAGAACATTCAATCCATTTTTTTATTTCAAAAGAAACTTTTTTATTTGAGATAGAAATGCCAGTAGCACCTAAATATATTCTATTTTCGTTATTTAACGCACTAGCCAAACAAATATTAACAGCATCATCTATATATATATAATCTTGTTCTCTTTCACCTTTTCCAAATAATATAATTTTATTATTACTTTTAGCAGAAGCAATAATATGGGGAATAAAGGAATTATTAGAAATGCCAGGTCCATAAATATAAGTTAACCTTACAATGGAAAATCGTTTCATTGCTCTAACAACGAACTCACCGGCCAATTTGGACAGAGCATACAAACTTGGATTATAATATGGAGAACATTCTGTAATTATATCACTACTATTTCCATAAACATTTGTACTAGATATATAAATCATTTTAGATCTATAAAATTTAACTGAATATTTATACAAGATATTGTTTATCTCTAATAATTCATAATGAGAATTTGTATAATTACCGGATGAATAAAAAACAAAATCTGGACAAATATCCAAGTCTAACAATTCACTACTAGTCAAAATCCTAGCCTTATTGTTTATCCTATCATACTTTGAATTGTAGATGGCCACTACTTCAAAATCACAGCTTATTAGTTTATTAACCAATTCACTCCCTAAAAATCCATTTGCACCTACAACAACTGCTAATTTCATGTTCTTATTTCTTAAGGCAAAAACTATAAAATATCGGATTTAAATTTTCAAATACTCCTTCAGTGCTCAATGTATTTAATTCCTGTTCATCAATAAAAAGATCAGACCAAGTTCTCAACACAATACCATTTTTAAGCTTAGGCTCATTAATTTCAATACCTAACAAATAATACTTCAATAATTCACTTACTTCATTAAATCCAAAAAAGTGTCTCAAAGGAGTTGTTCCACTAAACCTACCATTTATTTCAAAAATAACGGGCTTACCATTTAGTATCCTAAATTGAAAATTTACTGGCCCATCTGGATTTAGCTTCTCTGCTATTTTAATAATAAATTCATCATACATTGAAGTTAAGTCATTCCTATAAGCTCTATACGTATTTCCATCTCTTAAATCACGCTTCAATGTTACAATTGCTTTGCATTTCCCATTTATTACGATACACCCAGAAGTATATTCACCTTCTTCGTCTGATAAAAATTGCTGCACAACAAGATTACTTTCTGGATGATAAAGCTCCATCAATTCTTCATGATTCTCAATTTTCTTAACTCCTTGGGAGCGTGCCCCGTCAAGTGGCTTTGCAAACAATGGAAAACCTATTTTCTTTTCAATATGAAGTAACTTCTCAATATCATTAGCCATAACTGATAGTGGAAATGGGAAATCATTGCGTTCTAAAAATGATGCAGTTAGGAATTTATCATTTGCGATACTAATGACTTCTTCACTACTTACAATTACTCTGCAATTGTAAGTATCTAAAAACTCCTTGTTATGCTTTGCAAATATTGGTAATTCAACATCAGTTCCAACTAAAATTGCGTCAATATTGTATTTTACTACTATATTTTTAATAAAATCAATGTAATTCACTTCTGTGACTTTTGGAATAGTAATCGCATAATCTCCAAGCCAATGACCTGTTGAACGAGGGTCAGGATCTCCTGTAAATATCTTTTTAGGGAAATCAGATACTTGCAACAGTCTCAAAATACCCTGCCCCAATAATGCGCCGGCTCCAGTTACTAATATATTTTTCTTTTTCATAATCTTTATTTTTCTTATTTATTTAATTATAATCTACAAATATCAACTTCTTAATATCTTCAATTTAGAAAATACTTCTATTTTTGTTTAAACAAACTTGAAAGAATACTTATTAATATGTTATATACAAAAATTCGGTCTTTAACGGGTAAACAAGTAAGTTGATTATTAACTGTAATATTATATCTGACATCACAAAAGTGATTGACTCTAAATTTAGAACAACGAAAGTCTTGAACTATAAGATTCAGACTACTGTTAACACACTAATCAACTTATATGCATAGAAATTCACTTTAAAAATTCAAAATTATTCAGCTACTTACAAGCAAAAGTGTTATCAAACAACAATGTTTCTAATTAACATAAAAGCTTCAGCTCGTTGTTTATTTATTGTCGAACCTCTTAATTTAGAAAGAGAAATAAGTGACTCAATTGAACGAGATGCAGGAAAATCTCTTAATTGGGATTTATAACATTTCATTGCATCAATCTTTGAAGTAAATTCATCAAAAGTTACTGAAACAAAAACATTTGGAATAAAAGCTTCTGAACCGAAAGGAGAACACCATTCTGTCTCTGATAATGTTTCATATGCTAAGATTCTTGTAACCGAATAGTCACCTACAGGTCTACAAGCTACTAAAGAGATATCGTATACAACTTTATGGTCAATATGGATATCTCCTCTCCAAGGGATATATACAGTCTGAATATTATATTCGCTAATTGTAGCTGATACTTTGGCAGACATTTTATACTTTGGGAATTGATCGAGTGCAGGAGCAGGAAAATCAAAGAATATTGTTTTCTTAACTCCTAAGAGTTCATGAGCTTCTAGAGCTTCGCTGCGAACACTTGCAACCACTTCTTCTTTATATAATTCTGGATCACCAACATGTGCGTTGGTCATAATTATTACATAAACATCGTCTCCCTCTAGTACATGCTTTCTCATTACTGCACCACAACCTAATATCTCATCATCTGGATGTGGCGCAATTATTAATATATTACTCATTTCATTATTTTCTTTATTGTGGAATATACATAATCTAACTCAGTACAACCATAACGTTGATCAATCGGAATTGGGATCAAGTAGGATGATAATTTGTTTTCAAAAGATTTTTTTTCAGTTTCATTTAATAGGTAATTCCACCAACGACCAGTATATATCTGATTTTGATTCAATTTTTCAACAATTTCATCATCATATATTACCAAAGGATAGATTAATGGGACGCAACTATCATCATAACAAACTATTGGATCAATCATATTTAACTCTTTATAGAGTGAATGAGCATATTTAAAATTATTAATTCTCTTACTTTTAATTTCATTATACGGTTCATTTTTCAATAAAGCATGTGTAAGTTTGGACATCTGCATAATATTAGATCGGTCAATTCTCTCTTCATTTTTCATTCTAGAGGAATATGCCTTGTTGCAACCAACTTCAATTCTTTCAAATAAAAAACCAGCAGTTGAAGAAGAATAGTCTAACGAATACTCTTCCAGATAATTTGAAACTCCTTCTCCAATAACATAGCATCCGTCAGGCACACCAAAAAATTTTCTAGGAGAATATACATTTAAGCATTCATTTATAGGACTGGAATAGAATGCCTGAGCATTATCAATTATCACATTTTCGTATGCTGAAACTAAATATTTCATTCGTTCTCTACCCATAACACCAAAATAATTTACAATTAAAATTGCAGCATTATTCTCAATATGATTTATCTGAGGTTCAAAACTTTCTGATATTTTGTAATAGCTGATCTTAATGTCTTTACTTAACAAAAAATCACGAACAGTGAAGCACTCATAATATGGCAAGTAAACCGTATCACAGTTGAGGATTCTGAGACAGTGATAGATTCCACATCTTGCAGAATTCAACCGAACGACATTATCACCTACATAATATTCCTTATCAGAGCGTAAATCTAATTCAATATAACTGCCAATTTCCATTCGTTTACCACCATTTTTTAAATCCACAATTCATAACATAATCAATAACAGACATGCAAGGAATAAAATTACCCCATTGCTGAGGATATTCAAAAGGCTCGAAGTGAGTATATTCAAGTTGTATTCCCCTATTTGTAAAATGTTCTTCCACTTGATATGCTTTCGCTCCATTACCTGAATAATATCTTGTTCCACCAACAGCTTTACAAATATCAATCACCCTCTCCTCGTTAAATGTACTCAAATTAAGATCTGATGACAACAAAAATTTTGTTTGAATTCCAAATCCATCACAGAAATAACGAATAATTGTTTCATTCAATTTTGAAATATCAGGGTAGGTTTTCATAATTATATTTTCAAAGTCAGGGAATACTTCTTCGTAATATGGAGCTCGCCGATAAAACATGCTAATAGATTTTAGATGCTTTTCACGCCATTTTAATTCATCTTTTGTACGAACCTCATTAATTTTATACCCTAGTTTTTGTTCTACTGGAATTTTTATCTTTAACTCTCCTTGAGGTGATTTTATACGATTCCAATTGTGAATATTGTCTGTAGAAAATTGGGCATCATCAAGAAAAACAAAAACATCTGACAATGCTATTTTATTAAAATAGCCTAACCAAGGTAGGTAATCGGGTTGGTGAATTGATACTAGCATTTACGTTGAGGTTTATCGTTTGAATAAATATTATCGGTTTTAACAAAAACAAGTAACGATTTGATAAACAATTTAGCATCTAAAATGAAACTTTGTTTACTAACATACTCTACATCTATAGGTATATTAATGCTCCAATCATGTATTTCTCTACACCGTATTGCAGCCAATCCGCTAATACCTGGTTTAACAAGGAATCTCCGTCTATCAAATTCATTATAATCTTCAATTTTATACGGAAAATTGATTACAGGAGGTCGAGGTCCAATAAAACTCATATCACCTAATAAAATATTAATTAATTGAGGAATTTCGTCCAAACTTGTCTTTCGAAGAAATGATCCTATTTTAGTAATTCTTGGATCTCCATTAAAAGTCTCTAAACCTGTACCTTTTTCAATGGCATGATCTACCATAGAGCGAAATTTAAATATTCGAAAAGTTCGCCCCCCTTTACCTAACCTTTCTTGTCTAAAGAAAACTGGACCATTAGAATCAAACTTTATCAAAATAGCTAGAGCAAAAAAAACAGGAGATAGTAAAATTAATCCTATAAGAGCTAAAATAAAATCTAGAATGGGTTTAATAAAAAATCTATACATACTTTTCGAATAATTATTTGTTTAGAAAGTCCATTATCTTGTGATATGCATATTCCGCAGTCATATTCTTACAATAATAGTGATAACCATTTTCTCCCATCTCATCACGAAGATCTTGGGAGTGATAGAGTTTGTCAAAATTGGCTTTTAATGTTTTTAAATCACCTCCATATGACCAAAGTCCAGAATTAGTAGATTCCAATAATTCACCATAGTCAGTTACGTAATCTATAGAGGCTAAAATAGGAATAGACATATTAAAATACGATATCGTTTTACTTGGAATATTTGGAATTTTAAGGTTCTCATTGAGACTAATCAGACCCAAGTTACATTGAGCCATCAACTTCTGGTACTCATCTCTGGGAATAAAATCGTAGAACTTTATATTTGTCAACTGAATTTGCTGAGCTCTTATTTTAAGTTTTTTGAAAGATGTTCCATTGCCAATTAATAAGAAAATAACATCATTATACTCCATACATGCTTGCGCCAAAGCCAAAATATTCTCCATCTTTTGGGAAACACCCATATTTCCACCATATACAGATACAAACTTACCTTTCAATTCGTATTTTGTCCTTAAATCATCATCTTTTTCTACTTTAACTTGAGGAGACTGAAAGTTATCCAAAATATGGAGTTTCGCAGCATTTAGATCCGGATAATAATATTTTACAAATTCAATATTGCCTTGCGACATACACCCAATACCATCTGCCAACTGGTACATTTTTTTTTCTAAGTAGCGATAATATCTACATATTATCCCTTTCTCCTTTATAATACCCAGTCCCACTGCATCCTGCCAAATATAGTCACGCAACAATAAATAGAACGAACATTTAAACTTTTTCTTTAAAACTTGCATAATTAATGCAAATTCCAAAGGTGGAGTATGGCAAATGATTAAATCAACATGAATATTTGAAAAGTACTTTTTGATAGCTAACAAATACTGAGGTATTAGCATTTGATAAGCTATACCTTTTTTTACATTACCAACTCCAAACAAAGTTAAAGTTTTCACTCGTAGGACTTCTACTTTATTTTCTACACTGATATGAGTCTTTTCCTTAGCTGTCGGCGCAACTGTATAAACCTTATGCCCTTGTTTGATATATTCCTGAATCAAATCCCCATACATATTGGACGAGTTGTTTAAATCAGGGAGAGCAATTGTCAGAAATAAAACATTCATACTTCTTGCCATACTACTCTCTTCACATAATCAGTATAAGAGAGTATAATTCGAACCACTTTATCACTAACATTTGGCATACTATAATCTGCCACAGGTCTGAAATTACGGTCAGCACCTTTTTGTTGGGTTTCTAATTGTACCAGCCCTTGCATTACACGTTCGGGATTTAGTCCCACCATCATCACCGAAGCTTCTTCCATTGCTTCCGGGCGCTCATGCGCTTCCCTGATATTAAGCGCTCTAAAATTAAGGATAGATGATTCTTCACTTATAGTTCCACTGTCTGACAATACAGCTTTTGCATTCATTTGTAGAGCAATGTAGTCACTCAGTCCCATAGGTTTCATCAACTTTACATTCTCATGAAATTTGAGATCATGTTTATCAATCATTTTTCGGGTACGGGGATGAGTGGAAACAATAACCGGTAAATTATAGGTTGAAGCCACAATATTTAAAATTTCTACTAAATGAAAAAAGTTTTTTTCAGAGGCAATATTCTCTTCACGGTGAGCTGAAACCACAAAATAGTTTTCAGCAGTTAACGATAAGTCTTCAAGGATCGTCGAAGCTTTTACCTTAGGTAAATAAGTAGTTAATACTTCATACATCGGACTTCCAGTTTTGATAATCCGATCCGGTCGTAAGCCTTCTGCCAACAAATATTCACGAGCAATATCACTATACGTCAGGTTAATATCAGCGGTGTGATCTACTATCTTACGATTGCTTTCTTCCGGCACACGTTGATCGAAACAGCGATTGCCTGCTTCCATGTGAAAAATAGGAATATGTCGTTTTTTAGCTGCAATTGCGCATAAGCATGAATTTGTATCACCCAATACTAAGAATGCATCGGGTTGAACCTCCTCCAGTACAGAATCAATATTTATAAGAATTAAGCCGGCAGTTTCAGTAGCATTTTTACCGGCAGCGTTCAAAAAATAGTCGGGTGTACGTAATCCTAAATCTTCAAAAAAGACTTCGTTTAATTCGTAGTCGTAGTTCTGACCTGTATGAACCAAGATATGTTCAATAGCATCCGATGCATCTAATTTTTGTAAAACACATGATAAACGTATTATCTCAGGTCTTGTGCCAACAACTGTTAGCACTTTTAATTTCTTAATATTGTTCATTTATATGAGTAGTATGATTCTTTTAAATATTAGTATGATCTTCAACTGATATTTTATTCCCCTTTAGAGGTTAGGGGTGACTTCCAAAAAATATGTGTCCGGTCTTTCTTTATCGAAAACTTCATTTACCCACATAATTGTTACCATATCGGTCTCTCCCAAATTTTCTATATTATGCGTATAGCCAACCGGAATATCAACTACCTCCAGCCTTTCACCTGAAACAAAATATTCAATGATATCCTCCGAATCAATTTTTCGAAACCGAATAACTCCTTTTCCACTAACTACCAAAAACTTCTCATTTTTGGTATGATGCCAGTGATTTCCCTTTATTATGTGTGGCTTGGATATATTTACAGATACTTGACCTCGTTCATTTGTTTTTAAAAACTCGGTGAATGAACCTCGTTGGTCTACGTTCATCTTCAAAGGATAACTAAAATCACTCTCCGGCAAGTAGCTCAGGTAGGTAGAATAAAGCTTTTTTTCAAATGCATTACCCATATCAGGAAGCTGTAATGTTGATCGACTATCTTTAAATTTATTCAATAGCGTTACTATCTCACCTAATGATTTTGTATGAACCGGTGATACTTCTTCAAAATGAGGACTTGGGGCGAGAGAACTTTCAACTTTTAATTTAGCAATAAACGAATTAATCACGTCATCCACATATACCAGGTTCAAAACCGCATTTGGATCATTCACCTGAATCGGAAGATTATGTGCAATATTATTACAAAAGGTAGCCACCGCGCTGTTGTAATTAGGTCTACACCATTTACCAAAAACATTAGGTAAACGATAAACATACACTCTCGAACCGGTTTCTTTACTATAATCAAACAACAAGTCTTCTCCGGCCTTTTTGCTCTCGCCGTAGGGGTTATTTTGAGCTGCCTGAATAGATGATGTTATTAAGACTGGAGCTTTACTGTGGTATTTTTTAAGTGCATCCAATAGTTGAGATGTGAAACCAAAATTACCGGCCATGAAATCAGCTTGATTTTCAGGTCGGTTTACTCCCGCTAAATGAAATACAAACTCACATTGACCCGCATATACATCTAATAATCTTAGATCGCTATCCACATCAAATTCCATCAAATCCTCAAATCCTTGATTTCGTAATTCAACAATCAGGTTTTTACCGACAAAACCTTTTGCACCTGTTATGAGTATTTTCATACGTTCATTTTTATTTTTTTTGTAATTTGTCGTATGGAACTCGCAATGAGCATGGTCTTTGGTCTTTGGTTTAAAAGTCTGTTTTATTGCTCGTTTCATTTACTGATTCCGTCTCTTATAAATTCCAGCTTCAATAAAAGCTGTTTCATCCCCTCCTCATCCAGTCTTGTTGTGTTATGTGAATGATAATCTTCAATTTGTGAAACTTTTTCTTCACCTTCAACAAAATATTTATCATAATTCAAATCACGCGCATCGCACGGAATTCGGTAATAATTACCCATATCTTCACTTTTTGCCATCTCTTCACGGGTAACCAAGGTTTCATATAGTTTTTCGCCATGACGAGTTCCGATAACTCTCACTTTTGTGTTTGTTTTATACAAACCTATCAAGGCCTTTGCCAAAACATCCAAGGTTGCAGCAGGAGCCTTTTGAACAAATAAGTCACCATTCTCTCCATGCTCAAATGCATAGATGACCAAATCGACTGCATCATCCAACGTCATCATATAACGAGTCATATTCGGATCTGTTATGGTTATATCATTTCCAGCCTGCATTTGATCAACCCATAATGGAATAACAGAACCACGACTTGCCATCACATTACCATATCGCGTGCAACAAATTGTCGTTTTAGCATCTTTCCCTAATGCACGAGCTTTTGCAATAGCTACTTTTTCCATCATAGCCTTAGATATACCCATAGCATTGATCGGATAGCAAGCCTTATCTGTTGAAAGAACAACAACATTTTTTACACCGTGTTCAATAGCAGAATCCAGAACATTTTCGGTTCCAATTACATTTGTTCGAACAGCCTGCATAGGGAAAAACTCACAGGAAGGAACTTGTTTCAGGGCTGCTGCAGCAAAAACATAGTCGACACCTTTCATCGCACCATCAACTGAGCGTTTATCACGAACATCACCTATGTAAAATCTTATTTTAGGATTCTGATATTGGTGACGCATGTCATCCTGTTTCTTTTCATCGCGTGAAAAAATACGGATTTCCTTAATGTCTGTATCGAGAAAACGGTTAAGCACAGCATTGCCAAAAGAACCCGTTCCTCCTGTAATTAGTAAAATCTTATCTTTAAAAATGGACATAATTTATATCTGTTTGCATAATAATTTTTCATATAATAAAATGTATTCATTAAACTGTTTTTGGTTATTATAAAACTTCTGAGCACGTTCTAAGCAGTTTTCTGAATAAAAAGCTTTTCCTTTTATTTTTATTTGTTCAATAGCAGCAACTAATTGTACTAAATTTCCTTTTTCAACGATTAAACCCGTTTCAGGAGTAATCAACTCTGGACTTGCAGTACAATTATATACAATACCGGGAGTTCCACAGGCAAAACCTTCTACAGTAGTTAAACCAAAAGATTCTTCAGAAGACAAATTCAAAACTAAATCTGCTACTGAATAAAATTCAGCTAATTCACTAATACTCTCTGTCCTTTGTAAACCAATAATATTTGTCGGAAGAGCTTTGATTTGTTTTTTGTTCAATCCTATAAGTATAATTTTTGTGTTACAATCAACATTTTTGCTTAACTCAATAAACTCATTAAGTCCTTTTCTTGCACTCCATATACTAGCAACACCTAATAAAATGAAACTATTATTTAATTCATATCTATCTTTGATTGTCCTTTCTTCAATGGGTTTAAATAACGAAGTGTCAATTCCATTATGTATAATTACTGATGGAATATCTGACATAAATGACTTTTTTAAGACATGTTCTAGCCAATTTGAAACTGATACCAACTTCAAAGTTGGGATAGAGTTGAAAAGCTTTTTTTTTAGCTGGAAATTTTTCTCAGAACGATCGACAAAAAAACTGGCCGGATATTCGTTTATTTGCGGACACTTATAACATTGTGTTCTCCATTTGGAGCACGCAATAGAATCAAAATACGTACAATGTCCAGTAAAACTCCAACAATCATGAAGTGTCCACACTACTGGAATCCCTGCACAAGATAAATAATTAAAAAGAATCTCAATATTCAAGTAATAACCATGTAAATTGTGCAAATGAATAATGGTTGGTTCTATCTTTTTTATTTGTTTTATCAAATTTTTAGTTGCTCTTTTTGACCCAATTCCATGTCGATCAAACAATCTTGTTTGAACACCGTGAAATATCAAGTCCCAAGCATTACCAATTCTAATTAAATGAGATTTACTCGAGTTTTTATCTCTACCGTATGCGATATAACTTTCCCAACCATTACTGATTGCAAATTG contains:
- a CDS encoding glycosyltransferase, giving the protein MQKLLQINSDANSCSTGRIAEQIGQFAISNGWESYIAYGRDKNSSKSHLIRIGNAWDLIFHGVQTRLFDRHGIGSKRATKNLIKQIKKIEPTIIHLHNLHGYYLNIEILFNYLSCAGIPVVWTLHDCWSFTGHCTYFDSIACSKWRTQCYKCPQINEYPASFFVDRSEKNFQLKKKLFNSIPTLKLVSVSNWLEHVLKKSFMSDIPSVIIHNGIDTSLFKPIEERTIKDRYELNNSFILLGVASIWSARKGLNEFIELSKNVDCNTKIILIGLNKKQIKALPTNIIGLQRTESISELAEFYSVADLVLNLSSEESFGLTTVEGFACGTPGIVYNCTASPELITPETGLIVEKGNLVQLVAAIEQIKIKGKAFYSENCLERAQKFYNNQKQFNEYILLYEKLLCKQI
- a CDS encoding polysaccharide biosynthesis protein, which gives rise to MSIFKDKILLITGGTGSFGNAVLNRFLDTDIKEIRIFSRDEKKQDDMRHQYQNPKIRFYIGDVRDKRSVDGAMKGVDYVFAAAALKQVPSCEFFPMQAVRTNVIGTENVLDSAIEHGVKNVVVLSTDKACYPINAMGISKAMMEKVAIAKARALGKDAKTTICCTRYGNVMASRGSVIPLWVDQMQAGNDITITDPNMTRYMMTLDDAVDLVIYAFEHGENGDLFVQKAPAATLDVLAKALIGLYKTNTKVRVIGTRHGEKLYETLVTREEMAKSEDMGNYYRIPCDARDLNYDKYFVEGEEKVSQIEDYHSHNTTRLDEEGMKQLLLKLEFIRDGISK
- the wecB gene encoding non-hydrolyzing UDP-N-acetylglucosamine 2-epimerase, with amino-acid sequence MNNIKKLKVLTVVGTRPEIIRLSCVLQKLDASDAIEHILVHTGQNYDYELNEVFFEDLGLRTPDYFLNAAGKNATETAGLILINIDSVLEEVQPDAFLVLGDTNSCLCAIAAKKRHIPIFHMEAGNRCFDQRVPEESNRKIVDHTADINLTYSDIAREYLLAEGLRPDRIIKTGSPMYEVLTTYLPKVKASTILEDLSLTAENYFVVSAHREENIASEKNFFHLVEILNIVASTYNLPVIVSTHPRTRKMIDKHDLKFHENVKLMKPMGLSDYIALQMNAKAVLSDSGTISEESSILNFRALNIREAHERPEAMEEASVMMVGLNPERVMQGLVQLETQQKGADRNFRPVADYSMPNVSDKVVRIILSYTDYVKRVVWQEV
- a CDS encoding capsular polysaccharide biosynthesis protein CapF; its protein translation is MKILITGAKGFVGKNLIVELRNQGFEDLMEFDVDSDLRLLDVYAGQCEFVFHLAGVNRPENQADFMAGNFGFTSQLLDALKKYHSKAPVLITSSIQAAQNNPYGESKKAGEDLLFDYSKETGSRVYVYRLPNVFGKWCRPNYNSAVATFCNNIAHNLPIQVNDPNAVLNLVYVDDVINSFIAKLKVESSLAPSPHFEEVSPVHTKSLGEIVTLLNKFKDSRSTLQLPDMGNAFEKKLYSTYLSYLPESDFSYPLKMNVDQRGSFTEFLKTNERGQVSVNISKPHIIKGNHWHHTKNEKFLVVSGKGVIRFRKIDSEDIIEYFVSGERLEVVDIPVGYTHNIENLGETDMVTIMWVNEVFDKERPDTYFLEVTPNL